From Pseudomonas sp. G2-4:
GCTGGACGATGGCATAGATCGCGGCCTCTTCGTCGATCCAGCGCAACAGGCTGCCGCCGAACAGCGTGCCGTTGGGGTTGAGGTCTTCGGGCTTGACCCATTTGCGGGTGTGGAAATTCATGTTCACTCCTGAGCGTCTGGCCGATGAATGCCTGCATCATGGCAGACCGAGCTGCCCGGCTCTATGTCGCAGGCCCTATAACGGTCATCGGCAATTTTGATTTGCCGACAGAAACCCTTTTGGAAGATCCGATTAGCCCGTTATAATCGCCCCCGTTTTACCCGGTCCACACTTTGGACCGTTCCCGCCACCTGTCCGAGGGGCGCTGCAGCAGGCTCGACCTGTCAGGCTCGGATGGGGCGTTGTTTGTACGGGGCTCCCCGCACGGACACTAAACGCACAACGGCGCCCATTCGCATACATTACGAATGGAGGCTCTTCATGAGCGCTGTTATCACGCCTGCAGCTTTTACCGACTACAAAGTCGCCGACATGTCCCTGGCCGCCTGGGGCCGTCGCGAAATCATCATCGCCGAATCCGAAATGCCAGCCCTGATGGGCCTGCGTCGCAAGTATGCCGGCGAGCAACCGCTCAAGGGCGCGAAGATCCTCGGCTGCATCCACATGACCATCCAGACCGCCGTGCTGATCGAAACCCTGATTGCCCTGGGGGCCGAAGTGCGCTGGTCGTCCTGCAACATCTTCTCGACCCAGGACCAGGCCGCAGCCGCCATCGCCGCTGCCGGTATCCCGGTATTCGCCTGGAAGGGCGAGACCGAGCAAGAGTACGAGTGGTGCCTGGAGCAAACCATCCTCAAGGATGGCCAGCCATGGGACACCAACATGATCCTCGACGACGGCGGCGACCTGACCGAGCTGCTGCACAAGAAATACCCGGCCGTGCTGGAAAAAGTCCACGGCGTGACCGAAGAAACCACCACCGGCGTACACCGCCTGTTGGACATGCTGGCCAAGGGCGAGCTGAAAATCCCGGCCATCAACGTCAACGACTCGGTGACCAAGAGCAAGAACGACAACAAATACGGCTGCCGTCACAGCCTCAACGACGCCATCAAGCGCGGCACCGACCACTTGCTGTCCGGCAAGCAGGCGCTGGTGATCGGCTACGGTGACGTGGGCAAAGGTTCGTCCCAGTCCCTGCGTCAGGAAGGCATGATCGTCAAAGTGTCGGAAGTCGACCCGATCTGCGCCATGCAAGCCTGCATGGACGG
This genomic window contains:
- the ahcY gene encoding adenosylhomocysteinase; the protein is MSAVITPAAFTDYKVADMSLAAWGRREIIIAESEMPALMGLRRKYAGEQPLKGAKILGCIHMTIQTAVLIETLIALGAEVRWSSCNIFSTQDQAAAAIAAAGIPVFAWKGETEQEYEWCLEQTILKDGQPWDTNMILDDGGDLTELLHKKYPAVLEKVHGVTEETTTGVHRLLDMLAKGELKIPAINVNDSVTKSKNDNKYGCRHSLNDAIKRGTDHLLSGKQALVIGYGDVGKGSSQSLRQEGMIVKVSEVDPICAMQACMDGFELVSPFIDGINDGTEASIDKALLGKIDLIVTTTGNVNVCDANMLKALKKRAVVCNIGHFDNEIDTAFMRKNWAWEEVKPQVHKVHRTGTGSFDPQNDDYLILLAEGRLVNLGNATGHPSRIMDGSFANQVLAQIFLFGQKYADLSPAQKAERLTVEVLPKKLDEEVALEMVRGFGGVVTQLTKQQADYIGVTVEGPFKPHAYRY